One Deltaproteobacteria bacterium genomic region harbors:
- a CDS encoding thiamine pyrophosphate-dependent enzyme: MKKIFGRPDSLTDFPYPYCSGCGHGIVQRLVGEAMDDLGIVGRAIGVTSAGCSVRNWKQFACDMTMGLHGRGPAVATGLKRTAPECIIFTYQGDGDLAAIGTGEIVHAAARCERITVIYVNNAVFGATGGQQAPTTLLGQKTTSFPGGRDPRTGGYPLRMAEMLAGVSPESFIARVSIHDVKHINQAAKAIRRSFEVQLNDEGFALVECLSMCPTQWKVSPLDAVKWIEKNMIPYYPLGEFTTPQGN, translated from the coding sequence ATGAAGAAAATTTTCGGAAGACCTGATTCTTTAACCGACTTCCCCTACCCCTATTGTTCGGGGTGTGGTCATGGAATCGTTCAGCGCTTGGTGGGAGAAGCCATGGACGACTTGGGCATCGTAGGTAGAGCCATCGGGGTCACTTCCGCGGGATGTTCCGTTCGCAATTGGAAACAGTTTGCATGCGACATGACCATGGGGTTGCACGGCCGTGGACCGGCTGTGGCTACGGGCTTGAAGCGGACCGCTCCCGAATGTATTATTTTTACCTACCAGGGTGATGGCGACCTGGCTGCTATCGGTACGGGGGAAATCGTCCATGCCGCAGCCCGTTGCGAACGGATCACCGTAATCTACGTCAACAACGCGGTCTTTGGCGCCACAGGTGGCCAACAAGCCCCAACTACCCTTCTGGGTCAGAAGACCACCAGCTTTCCCGGGGGGCGCGATCCTCGAACCGGTGGTTATCCGCTGCGCATGGCTGAAATGCTGGCTGGTGTTTCTCCGGAATCTTTTATCGCCCGAGTTTCTATCCACGACGTTAAACATATCAACCAGGCAGCTAAAGCAATCCGCCGGTCCTTCGAAGTCCAGCTGAACGATGAAGGCTTTGCCCTCGTCGAATGCCTCTCCATGTGTCCCACGCAGTGGAAGGTCTCGCCTCTGGATGCAGTAAAGTGGATCGAAAAAAATATGATTCCTTATTATCCGCTGGGAGAGTTTACAACTCCCCAAGGAAATTAA
- the vorB gene encoding 3-methyl-2-oxobutanoate dehydrogenase subunit VorB: MALELMRGNEAIAEGAIRAGCRFYAGYPITPQNELFEYMAKRLPQAGGIFLQCESEVAGINMIWGAACTGTRAMTSSSGPGISLMSEGLTTLAAGQLPCVVVDVTRAGPGLGRIAPAQSDYRQVTKGGGHGDYRAIVLGPASTQEMAELVALAFHLGDLYRNPVIILMDGMLGQMMEPVDFDLVKPLPVPDKPWALRGKGDGPRKMIYAAPFDDPGLIQLNQELTEKYRQIEEREQRWEEILLDGAKLVVMAFGSAARVALDAVQVARAEGLPVGMIRPITLWPFPQKGLAKLRQTAKAFLDVEMNAGQMQEDLERVVGPDFPIYHLGQGGGKIIYPDEVYEEITRLFQIADCGLRI; this comes from the coding sequence ATGGCTTTAGAACTCATGCGCGGAAACGAAGCGATTGCCGAAGGGGCCATCCGCGCAGGGTGCCGATTTTACGCCGGTTATCCCATCACTCCGCAGAATGAACTCTTTGAGTACATGGCCAAGCGCTTGCCCCAGGCGGGGGGTATTTTTTTGCAGTGCGAAAGCGAAGTGGCCGGGATCAACATGATTTGGGGTGCGGCCTGCACAGGCACGCGGGCCATGACCTCTTCATCCGGGCCAGGAATCAGCTTAATGTCCGAAGGACTGACCACTTTGGCCGCCGGACAGCTTCCTTGCGTGGTGGTGGATGTTACCAGGGCTGGCCCCGGGTTGGGACGAATCGCCCCGGCTCAATCGGACTATCGGCAGGTAACCAAAGGCGGAGGACACGGAGATTATCGGGCGATTGTCCTCGGGCCAGCCTCCACCCAGGAAATGGCGGAATTGGTTGCGTTAGCTTTTCATCTGGGCGACCTTTATCGGAATCCGGTAATCATCCTGATGGACGGAATGCTCGGACAGATGATGGAACCTGTAGATTTTGACCTGGTAAAGCCTCTTCCCGTTCCTGATAAACCCTGGGCTTTGAGGGGCAAGGGAGACGGGCCACGGAAAATGATCTATGCCGCTCCTTTTGATGACCCCGGCCTTATCCAGCTCAATCAGGAGCTAACAGAGAAGTACCGCCAAATCGAAGAAAGGGAACAACGCTGGGAAGAAATACTGCTCGATGGAGCAAAGCTCGTAGTGATGGCCTTCGGGAGTGCGGCCCGGGTAGCACTGGATGCAGTTCAGGTCGCCCGAGCAGAAGGATTGCCAGTGGGGATGATCCGGCCGATTACTCTCTGGCCCTTTCCTCAGAAAGGCCTGGCCAAGCTCCGGCAAACGGCCAAGGCTTTCCTTGACGTCGAAATGAACGCCGGCCAGATGCAGGAAGACTTAGAGCGCGTAGTAGGTCCGGATTTTCCCATCTACCATCTGGGCCAGGGCGGAGGGAAAATCATCTATCCGGACGAGGTTTATGAAGAAATAACAAGATTATTTCAGATTGCGGATTGCGGATTGCGGATTTAA
- a CDS encoding RraA family protein produces the protein MKKVPEKYRKRLMGLIPIERIIAWNIPRPPQSLLQELLSYDGLTPTFSDILDSMGIAGAIPGSVLKPVLSGKKIAGPAVTLKYVPERLTPAQSFHEKARAKLADRDAYALAEPGDVVVIDGGGRGDISAMGGLSTLIAKKYGLTGNIVDCGVRDVEEMRNLDYPVWSRGVTPITGKFRFEALEVNGPVVCAGVSVHPGDLVVADDTGVVIIPQKFIGIVVNQAIEVSKREKKLVEAIEEGSSMDQLKKILDPKKW, from the coding sequence AGCCTGGAATATCCCCCGCCCGCCACAATCCCTCCTCCAGGAGTTACTCAGTTACGACGGACTTACCCCTACTTTTTCCGATATTCTCGATTCGATGGGAATAGCTGGGGCGATTCCGGGTTCGGTTTTAAAACCCGTCCTGTCGGGGAAAAAAATTGCCGGACCAGCTGTGACTTTGAAATACGTCCCCGAGCGCCTGACTCCGGCTCAGTCCTTCCATGAAAAAGCAAGGGCTAAGTTGGCCGACCGCGATGCCTATGCCCTGGCCGAACCTGGAGACGTGGTGGTTATCGACGGGGGAGGTAGAGGAGACATCTCGGCCATGGGCGGCCTATCCACCCTGATCGCCAAAAAGTACGGGTTAACCGGAAATATCGTGGATTGCGGCGTCCGGGACGTGGAGGAGATGAGAAATCTGGATTATCCGGTATGGTCCCGGGGGGTCACTCCGATCACCGGTAAATTCCGCTTCGAAGCTTTAGAAGTCAACGGGCCTGTGGTCTGCGCCGGCGTTTCGGTCCATCCCGGGGATTTGGTCGTTGCCGATGACACGGGGGTGGTCATCATCCCCCAAAAATTTATCGGCATTGTTGTGAACCAAGCCATCGAAGTTTCCAAGAGGGAAAAAAAGCTCGTCGAGGCCATCGAAGAAGGATCTTCGATGGACCAGCTCAAAAAGATTCTCGATCCAAAAAAATGGTAG